The Bacteroidota bacterium genome has a window encoding:
- a CDS encoding SAM-dependent chlorinase/fluorinase — translation MTIITLTTDIGIKDFYLPAVKGFIYSQIPDAQIIDISHVISPFNVSEASFILRNCYLDFPPGSIHLISVDSDTTKNEDYIIVKNKGQYIIGKNNGIISLITDEKSDEVIKINNLLESDFLFPLKNILAKTACKIAKKTALKKLGSTSDFKLLSTLSPIIEKNIIRGTIIYIDNFGNAITNVSKSHFERFDKNLKPKVLISNKFTMDKISKLYSDVSEGQILAIFGSSGLLEIAMNKGNASKLVGLTIQNKFFIDFK, via the coding sequence ATGACAATCATTACTTTGACAACTGACATCGGAATAAAAGATTTTTACCTTCCTGCGGTAAAAGGTTTTATTTATTCTCAAATTCCTGATGCTCAGATTATTGATATTTCCCATGTTATTTCTCCTTTCAATGTTTCAGAAGCATCCTTTATTTTACGTAATTGCTACCTTGATTTTCCTCCCGGGAGCATACATCTCATCAGTGTTGATTCGGATACAACAAAAAATGAAGACTACATTATAGTTAAAAATAAAGGTCAATATATAATTGGTAAAAACAACGGAATTATTTCACTTATTACTGACGAAAAATCTGATGAAGTAATTAAAATCAATAACTTATTAGAATCAGATTTTCTTTTTCCTTTAAAAAACATCCTTGCCAAAACAGCCTGTAAAATAGCAAAAAAAACAGCTTTAAAAAAATTAGGCAGTACAAGTGATTTTAAGTTACTCTCAACATTAAGTCCCATTATTGAAAAAAACATTATCAGAGGAACAATAATTTACATTGACAATTTTGGAAATGCAATCACTAACGTTAGCAAATCACATTTTGAAAGATTTGATAAAAATTTAAAACCAAAGGTTTTAATAAGCAATAAATTTACAATGGATAAAATATCAAAACTATATTCTGATGTAAGTGAAGGGCAAATACTTGCTATTTTCGGCTCCTCAGGTTTGCTTGAAATAGCTATGAACAAAGGAAATGCTAGCAAATTAGTAGGATTAACTATCCAAAACAAATTTTTTATTGATTTTAAATAA
- a CDS encoding helix-hairpin-helix domain-containing protein, protein MIFFNRITVSLFGFYYPIKKQLPLLFLLVFLFSTQSKAQKNPEIQIENIIENILEEANEEFDYSELQERLMRFYHSPLSLNDATKEELSQIFFLTDQQVNEIINYRKRYYGFTTIYELKSIQSLDPITLKRLLLFINTKKSEERKKLKPAQILKWGSNSILMKYQRTLEKAEGYLKDTSKTHYFGNPDKYYLRYNHNLGRKVSYGLTMEKDAGEEFFKGSQKNGFDYYSAHFYIGEQKHIKSLAIGDYNANFGQGLVFSSGFSLGKSTNAMNFFKYNDGISPYRSVNENNFLRGGAITYEFKNYRLTAFYSNKNIDGNIISESDSTDLSVEDHFTSFYTTGYHRTENEIEKKKSINEELFGTHLSCSFNKLNLGFTGVAGNFSNSLSLNEKPYNNFYFSGNEFMNFGADYSFVYNNLHFFGETGWDTKSIANISGLTINLGSSINAGLVYRNYPKNYNALYANAFREGSSTQNENGLYLALAIIPWRNWKINAYIDRFEFPWLKYMIDQPSKGFEYLTDIHYTPSYYTKMYWRIKYYNKEKNLSGNESVLNQISETKKLSFRYNIDQNISKQIKLKTRIEYSFFRINENEATQGFLSFQDIIWSSNNYKLRLIGRYSFFNIDDYYSRIYTYENDILYSFSIPSFFNKGMRYYLVARYNASNKITLWLKLSRTTYLDTENIGSGLNEIEGKNKTELRLMARIKF, encoded by the coding sequence ATGATTTTTTTTAACAGAATTACAGTTTCCCTTTTTGGATTTTATTATCCGATAAAAAAACAATTGCCACTATTATTTTTATTAGTGTTTTTGTTTTCTACACAAAGTAAAGCCCAAAAAAATCCAGAAATACAGATTGAAAATATTATTGAGAACATCCTCGAAGAAGCAAACGAAGAATTTGACTACTCCGAACTTCAAGAACGATTAATGAGATTTTATCATTCCCCTCTTTCGCTAAACGATGCCACAAAAGAAGAACTATCTCAAATATTTTTTCTTACCGACCAGCAAGTAAATGAAATTATAAATTACAGAAAAAGATATTATGGATTTACGACAATTTATGAACTAAAATCAATACAATCACTTGATCCTATCACATTAAAAAGGTTACTACTTTTTATAAATACAAAAAAAAGTGAAGAAAGAAAAAAGCTAAAACCTGCTCAAATTCTAAAATGGGGAAGCAACAGCATACTCATGAAATACCAGAGAACCTTAGAAAAAGCCGAAGGTTACCTAAAGGATACAAGCAAAACTCACTATTTTGGAAATCCTGACAAATATTATTTGCGATACAACCATAATTTGGGAAGAAAAGTAAGCTATGGTTTAACGATGGAAAAAGATGCAGGAGAAGAGTTTTTTAAAGGAAGTCAAAAAAACGGATTTGATTACTACTCAGCACACTTTTATATTGGCGAACAAAAGCACATTAAAAGCCTTGCCATTGGTGATTACAATGCAAATTTTGGTCAGGGCTTGGTTTTTTCTTCAGGATTTTCCCTTGGCAAATCTACAAATGCAATGAATTTTTTCAAATACAATGATGGAATTTCTCCATACAGGTCGGTAAATGAAAATAATTTTCTACGAGGTGGTGCAATTACTTATGAATTCAAAAATTATAGGCTTACAGCATTTTATTCAAATAAAAATATTGATGGAAATATTATTTCAGAAAGTGATTCAACAGATTTAAGTGTTGAAGACCATTTTACATCATTTTACACAACAGGATATCACAGAACAGAAAATGAAATTGAAAAAAAGAAAAGTATAAACGAAGAGCTTTTCGGAACACATCTTAGTTGCTCTTTTAATAAATTAAACCTTGGATTTACAGGCGTTGCAGGAAACTTTAGCAATTCTTTATCTCTGAATGAAAAACCCTACAACAATTTTTATTTTTCGGGCAATGAGTTTATGAACTTTGGTGCTGATTATTCCTTTGTTTACAACAACTTACATTTTTTTGGAGAAACAGGCTGGGATACAAAAAGCATTGCAAATATCTCGGGATTAACAATAAATCTCGGTTCAAGCATAAATGCAGGATTGGTTTACAGAAACTATCCGAAAAATTATAACGCATTGTATGCTAATGCTTTTAGAGAAGGAAGCTCAACACAAAATGAAAATGGATTGTACCTTGCACTTGCAATTATCCCATGGAGAAACTGGAAAATTAATGCTTACATTGACAGATTTGAATTTCCATGGTTAAAATACATGATTGACCAGCCATCAAAAGGCTTTGAATATCTTACAGATATACATTACACACCATCCTATTACACAAAAATGTACTGGCGGATAAAATACTATAACAAAGAAAAAAATCTATCAGGCAATGAAAGTGTTTTAAATCAAATTTCAGAAACAAAAAAACTCAGTTTCAGGTACAACATTGATCAAAATATTTCAAAACAAATAAAACTAAAAACACGAATTGAATATTCATTTTTCAGAATTAACGAAAATGAAGCAACACAAGGATTCTTAAGTTTTCAGGATATAATTTGGAGTTCCAACAATTACAAACTCAGGCTAATAGGAAGATATTCTTTTTTTAATATTGATGATTACTATTCTCGCATTTACACTTACGAAAATGATATTTTGTACTCATTCAGTATCCCTTCCTTCTTCAACAAAGGAATGAGATATTATCTAGTTGCTCGCTACAACGCATCAAATAAAATTACCCTTTGGTTAAAATTATCCCGAACTACTTATTTGGACACAGAAAACATAGGTTCAGGACTTAACGAAATTGAAGGAAAAAATAAAACAGAATTGAGGTTAATGGCAAGGATTAAGTTTTAA
- a CDS encoding DNA methyltransferase, with product MTNNILKPRKALNKTFLKEKVERVEIELFKRNLIQLIERIDEKESEEFHKNLIIDFLKDTYYKNNYFINTKERTDLVIHNGKKSESEVAVLIETKKPTNKNEMLQKGNINRKALHELLLYYLRERITNNNLEIKFLIATNIYEWFIFDVYLFEKYFVQNKELVEQFKDFEDKRLSGKTTDFFYEQIAKPFIKTVDEHLEYTFFDIRDYEETLKIQNRKDDNKLIALFKLLSSKHLLKLPFANDSNSLNRKFYTELLHIVGLEEIKKGSKKLIQRNKASERNSASIIENTIRQLEKRDIISGIEKPSNYGKTQEERLFTVALELTITWINRILFLKLLESQLVSYHKGDTNQIFLNIKKIENFDDLDDLFFAILAKKTEERTKEEIERYGNIPFLNSSLFEPTELERETIYISNLEDERPLPIYSKTVLLDKNIRRKGTFGTLEYLFEFLNAYDFSSEGKEDIQEDKRSLINASVLGLIFEKINGYQDGSFFTPGFITMYMCSETIRKAVVQKFSETERYKNVKSFENLTEEIDTSKEGRKLANEIINSIHICDPAVGSGHFLVSALNEIISIKSELGILNYCDGSRIKNYKIEIDNDELTVFDEEEDCIFDYSVSYNPESGKRYVPQEKQNLQEAIFYEKQNIIENCLFGVDININSVKICRLRLWIELLKNSFYKKESNYQELETLPNIDINIKCGNSLISRFELDSNLKKALRKSKWNIESYRLAVDSYKRSKDKSEKREMRRLIDDIKSNFQTVIGLNDPKKKRLDKLANELYSRFTGNFLFEPEEEYGKQRGLKKKRKNEQSKLENEIEKLSNEIDEIKNNKIYKNAFEWRFEFPEVLNNEGDFIGFDVVIGNPPYVGIKALEKNIVDLFFESFKTSTNRINLYSLFIERSFSILKDYGEFAFIIPNSILVNLSYQKIRNYIFDNVNRIVKLPDNVFVDASVETIILGFTKGVKYDSTKIIKFWHKDIIEEISNNSEYIVQKSAWELFNDKKFNIYFTKSIQKVISKIYKNSKELEKYADFTLGITPYDKYKGHSQKLIKNREYHSHTKKSKYYKPLIKGENIIPYYVNNQVKEYILYGEWLGASRKEKFFTDSRVIVRQIVSGNPPKIYAGYSKESLYFTQIGFAIIPKNGLTPLELTALLNSKLINFYHKYSFLDIEKELFQKILIDNCKKFPIKQFEDKTGIENLVNQIIKQKQKNESADTTEIESKIDEMVYNIYGLNDEEINIVENS from the coding sequence ATGACAAATAATATTTTGAAACCACGGAAAGCACTAAATAAAACTTTTTTAAAAGAAAAAGTAGAAAGAGTAGAAATTGAACTTTTTAAAAGAAATCTAATTCAGTTAATAGAAAGAATTGATGAAAAGGAAAGTGAAGAATTTCATAAAAATTTAATTATTGATTTTTTAAAAGATACTTATTACAAAAATAATTATTTTATAAATACAAAAGAAAGAACCGACCTTGTAATCCACAACGGAAAAAAATCAGAAAGTGAAGTAGCTGTTTTAATAGAAACAAAAAAACCTACGAATAAGAATGAAATGTTACAAAAAGGCAACATAAATAGAAAAGCTTTACATGAGCTTCTTTTGTATTATTTAAGAGAGCGAATAACAAATAATAATCTTGAAATAAAATTTTTGATTGCAACAAATATTTATGAGTGGTTTATTTTTGATGTGTATTTATTTGAAAAATATTTTGTTCAAAATAAAGAGTTAGTTGAGCAGTTCAAGGATTTTGAAGATAAACGACTTTCTGGAAAAACAACAGATTTTTTTTATGAACAGATTGCAAAACCATTTATTAAAACTGTTGATGAACATCTTGAATATACTTTTTTTGATATACGAGATTATGAGGAAACATTAAAGATTCAAAACAGAAAGGATGACAATAAGCTTATAGCGTTGTTTAAATTACTTTCTTCAAAGCATTTATTAAAGCTTCCTTTTGCGAATGATAGTAATAGTTTAAACCGAAAGTTTTATACAGAACTCCTTCATATTGTTGGATTAGAAGAAATTAAAAAAGGTAGTAAAAAATTAATCCAAAGGAATAAAGCATCTGAAAGAAATTCTGCATCAATAATTGAAAATACAATAAGACAACTTGAAAAAAGAGATATTATTTCAGGAATCGAAAAGCCGTCAAATTATGGAAAAACACAAGAAGAAAGACTTTTTACTGTTGCATTGGAATTAACAATAACATGGATTAATAGAATACTATTTCTCAAGTTACTTGAATCTCAATTAGTAAGTTATCATAAAGGAGATACAAATCAAATTTTTTTGAACATAAAGAAAATAGAAAATTTTGATGATCTTGATGATTTGTTTTTTGCAATACTTGCTAAAAAAACAGAGGAAAGAACAAAGGAAGAAATTGAAAGATATGGTAATATTCCTTTTTTAAATAGCTCTCTTTTTGAACCGACTGAACTTGAAAGAGAAACTATTTATATTAGCAATCTTGAAGATGAAAGACCTTTACCAATATATTCTAAAACAGTTTTATTGGATAAAAATATAAGAAGAAAAGGAACTTTTGGAACATTAGAATATTTATTTGAGTTTTTAAATGCTTATGATTTTAGTAGTGAAGGCAAAGAGGATATTCAAGAAGACAAAAGGTCTTTAATAAATGCATCTGTACTTGGATTAATCTTCGAAAAAATAAATGGTTATCAGGATGGCTCATTTTTTACTCCGGGTTTTATCACAATGTATATGTGCAGTGAAACTATTCGTAAGGCAGTAGTTCAAAAATTTTCAGAAACTGAAAGATATAAAAATGTTAAATCTTTTGAAAATTTAACTGAAGAAATTGACACAAGTAAAGAAGGTAGAAAGTTGGCAAATGAAATTATTAATAGCATTCATATTTGTGACCCTGCTGTTGGTTCAGGTCATTTTTTAGTTTCAGCATTAAATGAAATTATTTCAATAAAATCAGAACTTGGAATTTTAAATTATTGTGATGGTAGTCGTATTAAAAATTATAAAATTGAAATTGATAATGATGAATTAACTGTTTTTGATGAAGAGGAGGATTGTATTTTTGATTATTCAGTAAGTTATAATCCTGAAAGTGGAAAGCGATATGTTCCTCAAGAAAAACAAAATTTACAAGAAGCAATTTTTTATGAAAAACAAAACATTATTGAAAATTGCTTATTTGGAGTTGATATTAACATTAATTCTGTAAAAATTTGTAGATTACGTTTATGGATAGAATTGCTTAAAAACTCATTCTATAAAAAAGAAAGTAATTATCAGGAATTAGAAACATTACCAAATATTGACATTAATATTAAATGTGGAAACTCTTTGATTAGTCGTTTTGAGCTTGATTCAAATTTAAAAAAGGCACTTCGTAAAAGTAAATGGAATATTGAATCATATCGTTTAGCTGTTGATTCTTATAAAAGATCTAAAGATAAATCAGAAAAACGAGAGATGAGAAGACTTATTGATGACATAAAAAGTAATTTTCAAACTGTAATCGGGTTAAATGACCCGAAGAAAAAAAGACTGGATAAATTAGCTAATGAACTTTATTCTAGATTTACAGGAAATTTTTTATTTGAACCTGAAGAAGAATATGGTAAACAAAGAGGATTAAAAAAGAAGAGAAAAAATGAACAATCAAAACTTGAAAATGAAATAGAAAAATTATCAAATGAAATAGACGAGATAAAAAATAATAAAATTTATAAAAATGCTTTTGAATGGCGTTTTGAATTTCCCGAGGTGTTAAACAATGAGGGAGATTTTATTGGTTTTGATGTTGTAATTGGGAACCCACCTTATGTTGGTATCAAGGCATTAGAAAAAAATATTGTTGACTTATTTTTTGAGTCATTTAAAACCTCAACTAATAGAATTAATCTTTATTCCTTGTTTATCGAACGTTCTTTTAGTATTCTAAAGGATTATGGCGAATTTGCTTTTATAATACCAAATTCAATATTAGTTAATTTATCTTATCAAAAGATTAGAAATTATATTTTTGATAATGTTAATAGAATTGTAAAACTACCTGACAATGTATTTGTTGATGCTTCTGTAGAAACAATAATTTTAGGGTTTACAAAAGGAGTAAAATATGATTCCACTAAAATAATAAAATTTTGGCATAAAGATATTATTGAAGAAATATCAAATAATTCTGAATATATTGTTCAAAAATCGGCTTGGGAATTATTTAATGATAAAAAATTTAATATTTATTTTACAAAGTCAATTCAAAAAGTAATTTCAAAGATTTATAAAAATAGTAAAGAATTAGAGAAATATGCTGATTTTACCTTAGGTATTACGCCTTATGATAAATACAAGGGGCATTCTCAAAAGCTTATTAAAAATAGGGAATATCATTCACACACAAAAAAATCAAAGTATTACAAACCTTTAATAAAAGGAGAAAATATAATTCCATATTATGTAAATAATCAGGTTAAGGAATATATCTTGTATGGAGAATGGTTGGGTGCATCAAGGAAAGAAAAGTTTTTTACCGATTCTAGAGTAATAGTTAGGCAGATTGTGTCGGGAAATCCTCCCAAAATATATGCTGGTTATTCCAAAGAATCATTATACTTTACTCAAATTGGTTTTGCTATAATACCAAAAAATGGTTTGACACCATTGGAACTGACTGCACTTTTAAACAGTAAACTCATTAATTTTTATCATAAGTATTCTTTCTTGGATATTGAAAAAGAATTGTTTCAAAAAATTCTTATTGATAATTGTAAAAAATTTCCAATAAAACAATTTGAAGATAAAACGGGTATAGAAAATTTGGTAAATCAAATTATTAAGCAAAAACAAAAAAATGAATCGGCTGATACAACAGAAATTGAATCCAAAATAGATGAAATGGTTTATAATATTTATGGCTTAAATGATGAAGAAATAAATATTGTTGAAAATAGCTAG
- the rfbC gene encoding dTDP-4-dehydrorhamnose 3,5-epimerase, translated as MQLKIEETNIEAVKIVIPEFFQDDRGFFTEVYRADQFKELGLPSNFVQLNHSGSVKNVLRGLHFQWEPPMGKLMRVTKGEAFLVAVDIRKASPTLGKWVGVIASAENKLQVFAPASFARGFCVTSEYAEIQYLTTGNYSNKAESGILWNDPEIGIEWPIKEPILSGKDEIAQTLNDWLKTAESENFKY; from the coding sequence ATGCAATTAAAAATAGAAGAAACAAACATAGAAGCTGTAAAAATTGTTATCCCTGAGTTTTTTCAAGACGACAGAGGATTTTTTACAGAAGTTTATCGTGCCGACCAATTTAAAGAATTAGGACTCCCTTCAAATTTTGTTCAGCTAAATCATTCAGGCTCTGTAAAAAACGTTTTAAGGGGTTTGCATTTTCAGTGGGAACCACCAATGGGAAAGCTAATGCGAGTAACAAAAGGAGAAGCATTTTTGGTAGCTGTTGATATAAGAAAAGCTTCACCCACACTGGGAAAATGGGTTGGAGTAATTGCTTCTGCTGAAAATAAATTGCAAGTATTTGCTCCTGCAAGTTTTGCTCGTGGCTTTTGTGTTACTTCAGAATATGCAGAAATCCAATACTTAACAACAGGTAATTACAGCAACAAAGCAGAATCGGGAATTTTATGGAACGACCCTGAAATCGGAATAGAATGGCCTATTAAAGAACCTATTCTTTCAGGGAAAGATGAAATTGCTCAAACATTAAACGATTGGTTGAAAACAGCAGAATCAGAAAATTTTAAATATTAA
- a CDS encoding SDR family oxidoreductase, protein MKILVAGGAGYIGSVMVPKLAERGYDVTVVDLLWFGNNLPKEIEVIEKNIFDLNSKDLEGFDQVIFMGGLSNDPMAEFSPKDNFIQNASATAYLGYIAKKAKIKRFIYAGSCSVYGYTVNELYDETSPAVSNYPYGISKLQGEHSVIQMQDDDFSVIAFRQGTVSGYSPRMRLDLIVNTMFKSAIQKKVITVNNPSIWRPILSIRDAASAYIRAVESNYDISGVFNIASGNYTVGEVADLVKESIEEKMNLNITLDIKNIKDFRNYKVSYEKAMKVLSYKPNHNVKNIVENLIKNFDKFKDFDNPNFYNIQVFKKLKQNQEKI, encoded by the coding sequence ATGAAAATATTAGTAGCAGGTGGTGCCGGATATATTGGCTCAGTAATGGTTCCTAAACTCGCAGAAAGAGGATATGATGTAACTGTAGTTGATTTACTTTGGTTTGGAAATAATTTGCCAAAAGAAATAGAAGTAATAGAAAAGAATATTTTTGACCTTAACTCAAAAGACCTTGAAGGATTTGATCAGGTTATTTTTATGGGCGGATTATCCAATGACCCAATGGCAGAATTTTCACCTAAAGATAATTTTATTCAAAATGCTTCGGCAACAGCTTATCTTGGATATATTGCAAAAAAAGCAAAAATAAAAAGATTTATTTATGCAGGTTCATGTTCTGTTTACGGATACACAGTAAATGAACTTTATGATGAAACTTCTCCTGCCGTTTCAAATTATCCTTATGGAATTTCAAAGTTACAAGGTGAACATTCTGTGATTCAAATGCAAGATGATGATTTTTCAGTAATTGCTTTCAGACAAGGAACAGTATCGGGTTACAGCCCACGAATGAGACTCGACCTTATCGTAAATACTATGTTCAAATCTGCTATACAAAAGAAAGTAATTACAGTAAATAACCCTTCAATCTGGCGACCAATCTTAAGTATTCGTGATGCGGCAAGTGCCTACATACGAGCAGTTGAATCAAATTATGACATCTCAGGAGTTTTCAATATCGCTTCAGGAAATTACACCGTGGGCGAAGTTGCCGACCTTGTAAAAGAAAGTATTGAAGAAAAAATGAACTTGAATATTACTTTGGATATAAAAAATATTAAGGATTTCAGGAATTATAAAGTCAGTTATGAAAAAGCTATGAAAGTACTTAGCTATAAACCAAATCATAACGTAAAAAATATTGTAGAAAATCTGATTAAAAACTTTGATAAATTCAAGGACTTTGATAATCCGAATTTTTACAATATTCAGGTATTTAAAAAATTAAAACAAAATCAAGAAAAAATATAG
- the rfbD gene encoding dTDP-4-dehydrorhamnose reductase, translating into MKVAVIGALGQLGVDVCNEFEKDKVEAVRLDIDNVDITKIDTLNKTLKEIKPEIIINTAAYHDVEQCEKNPCIAYEVNAIGAKNLALVSNDLNCGLIHISTDYVFNGNKDIPYLETDTAFPLNVYGNTKLAGERFISAFAKKFLILRTSGLFGKSPCRGKGGLNFVELMLKLAKERDEVRVVDHEILTPTSTLQLARQIVNLKEPDFYGIAHATPEGYCSWYQFTKEIFRIKGIKTTLNIAKPGEFPEKVARPYYSVLENNILNQYSHNIMNHWSDGLKEYLK; encoded by the coding sequence ATGAAAGTTGCAGTAATAGGAGCTCTAGGTCAACTTGGTGTTGATGTTTGTAATGAGTTTGAAAAAGACAAAGTAGAAGCCGTAAGACTTGATATTGATAATGTTGATATTACAAAAATTGATACGCTAAACAAAACACTGAAAGAGATTAAACCTGAAATAATTATTAATACTGCAGCCTATCATGATGTTGAACAATGTGAAAAAAATCCTTGTATTGCTTACGAAGTAAATGCTATAGGAGCAAAAAACCTTGCACTCGTTTCTAATGATTTAAATTGCGGATTAATTCATATTTCCACAGACTATGTTTTTAACGGAAACAAAGATATTCCTTATTTGGAAACAGATACAGCATTTCCATTAAATGTTTATGGCAACACAAAACTTGCAGGAGAAAGATTTATTAGTGCTTTTGCTAAAAAATTTTTAATACTCAGAACATCAGGATTATTCGGGAAAAGCCCCTGCCGTGGAAAAGGTGGATTAAACTTTGTTGAACTAATGCTCAAATTAGCCAAAGAAAGAGATGAAGTAAGGGTTGTTGACCATGAAATTTTAACACCAACTTCAACATTACAACTGGCAAGACAAATTGTTAATCTAAAGGAACCTGATTTTTACGGAATAGCTCATGCAACACCCGAAGGTTATTGTTCTTGGTATCAATTTACTAAAGAAATTTTCAGGATAAAAGGTATAAAAACAACACTAAACATTGCAAAGCCTGGTGAATTTCCCGAAAAGGTTGCAAGACCATATTATTCCGTTCTGGAAAACAATATTCTTAATCAATACAGTCACAATATAATGAATCACTGGAGTGATGGATTAAAAGAATATTTGAAGTGA